The Budorcas taxicolor isolate Tak-1 chromosome 25, Takin1.1, whole genome shotgun sequence genome includes a region encoding these proteins:
- the KCNJ1 gene encoding ATP-sensitive inward rectifier potassium channel 1, whose protein sequence is MFKMMLISVLTERMFKHLQKWFVTRFFGRSRRRARLVSKDGRCNIEFGNVEAQSRLIFFVDIWTTVLDLKWRYKMTIFITAFLGSWFFFGLLWYVVAYIHKDLPEFHPPANHTPCVEHINGLTSAFLFSLETQVTIGYGFRCVTEQCGTAIFLLIFQSILGVIINSFMCGAILAKISRPKKRAKTITFSKNAVISKRGGKLCLLIRVANLRKSLLIGSHIYGKLLRTTITPEGETIILDQININFVVDAGNENLFFISPLTIYHVIDHTSPFFHMAAETLPQQDFELVVFLDGTVEATSATCQVRTSYVPEEVLWGYRFAPIVSKTKEGKYRVDFHNFSKTVEVETPHCAMCLYNEKDARAKVKRGYDNPNFVLSEVNETDDTKM, encoded by the exons ATGTTTAAGATGATGTTG ATCAGTGTGTTGACAGAAAGAATGTTCAAGCATCTTCAGAAATGGTTTGTCACTCGCTTTTTTGGGCGTTCTCGACGGAGAGCGAGGCTGGTCTCCAAAGATGGAAGGTGCAACATTGAATTTGGCAACGTGGAGGCACAGTCGAGGCTGATATTCTTTGTGGACATATGGACGACCGTGCTGGACCTCAAGTGGAGATACAAAATGACCATCTTCATCACAGCCTTCTTGGGCAGCTGGTTCTTCTTTGGCCTCCTCTGGTACGTGGTCGCCTATATCCACAAAGACCTCCCTGAGTTCCATCCCCCTGCCAACCACACCCCTTGTGTGGAACACATTAATGGCCTGACCTcagcttttctgttttctctggaaACGCAAGTGACCATTGGCTACGGATTCCGGTGTGTAACGGAACAGTGTGGCACTGCCATTTTTCTGCTCATCTTCCAGTCTATACTCGGAGTCATCATCAATTCTTTCATGTGTGGTGCTATTTTAGCCAAGATCTCCAGACCCAAAAAACGTGCCAAGACCATTACTTTCAGCAAGAACGCAGTGATCAGCAAGCGGGGTGGGAAGCTCTGTCTCCTGATCCGAGTGGCTAATCTTCGGAAGAGCCTCCTCATTGGCAGTCACATATACGGAAAGCTTCTGAGGACCACCATCACTCCCGAAGGAGAGACCATCATTTTGGACCAGATCAATATCAACTTTGTGGTTGATGCAGGGAATGAAAATTTATTCTTCATCTCCCCACTCACAATTTACCATGTCATTGATCACACCAGCCCCTTCTTCCACATGGCAGCAGAAACCCTTCCCCAGCAGGACTTTGAACTAGTGGTGTTTTTAGATGGCACGGTGGAGGCAACCAGTGCCACCTGCCAAGTCCGGACATCCTATGTCCCAGAAGAGGTGCTCTGGGGTTACCGTTTTGCTCCCATAGTGTCCAAGACCAAGGAAGGGAAATACCGAGTGGACTTCCATAACTTTAGCAAGACTGTGGAAGTGGAGACGCCTCACTGCGCCATGTGCCTTTATAATGAGAAAGACGCTCGAGCCAAGGTGAAAAGGGGCTATGACAACCCCAACTTCGTCTTGTCAGAAGTCAATGAAACAGACGACACCAAAATGTAA